One genomic region from Euzebya tangerina encodes:
- a CDS encoding carbohydrate ABC transporter permease: MDKIISTLITVVIAVGASAGLWVGANLVFNQARNNWSRFNAMAGFGIGFVAGVLLSGNRVLIYSDGSTTGLGQFGQWVWFPIVAGIACAAVAVLLSVTEAPGRRLLVGGGGGAAVGIIAGALTRVDFYPSLEVVPLLGYTAVLAGVGAGISTLRKSSPVGGALIGAAIGWVLGAWGAPEIGTGNAAWTVVAMAVPTALLGARFGLGRNPSLSERAILDQKSRGVIFLGPALLFIFATLVVPAVRTLYLSFLDRRSEMFVGLQNYTDTFTDRTSLDLSGWANLFTSRMFIVGVILLVLGAVIGSRSRQTTGHFVELGSPSMFPLLGGTLLFFFALFTVLRGTIINNLWWVVAVVFFSTALGLAVAVLAENAKFEKVAKSLIFMPMAISLVGASIIWRFMYQARDVSIEQTGVLNAAWVGLGRLSTGGGLPTLIVGGLAVLAVIGLFVMMARALTRKQYGRAAVPGVVALLGLWFAVRFWSPGGVGGVAPTDDGGFVAQTILFIQETPFNNFWLMVVLIWIQTGFAMVILSAAIRAVPADLLEAASVDGATSTQIFWRITLPQIATTIGVVVTTLIVLVMKVFDIVKVMTNGQFGTQVLANDMFATAFNNFDTGRGAALAMLILFSVLPVMIYNIRQMQEA; the protein is encoded by the coding sequence ATGGACAAGATCATTTCAACGCTGATCACGGTGGTGATCGCCGTGGGAGCAAGTGCCGGCCTCTGGGTCGGCGCCAACCTGGTGTTCAACCAGGCGCGCAACAACTGGAGCCGGTTCAACGCGATGGCCGGCTTCGGCATCGGCTTCGTTGCCGGCGTACTGCTGTCAGGTAACCGTGTACTCATCTACTCCGACGGGTCGACGACCGGTCTGGGCCAGTTCGGACAGTGGGTCTGGTTCCCCATCGTCGCCGGCATCGCCTGTGCGGCCGTCGCCGTGCTGCTGTCGGTCACCGAGGCGCCCGGCCGTCGCCTGCTGGTCGGCGGGGGCGGCGGCGCAGCTGTCGGCATCATCGCCGGCGCACTGACCAGGGTCGACTTCTACCCCAGCCTCGAGGTCGTCCCGCTGCTCGGCTACACGGCGGTTCTCGCGGGCGTCGGCGCCGGCATCTCCACCCTCCGGAAGTCATCGCCCGTCGGCGGCGCGCTCATCGGCGCAGCGATCGGGTGGGTCCTGGGTGCCTGGGGCGCTCCGGAGATCGGCACCGGCAACGCGGCCTGGACGGTGGTCGCCATGGCGGTCCCCACGGCGCTGCTCGGCGCCCGCTTCGGACTGGGTCGCAACCCGAGCCTCTCGGAGCGGGCCATCCTGGATCAGAAGTCTCGGGGGGTCATCTTCCTCGGACCTGCCCTGCTATTCATCTTCGCGACGCTGGTCGTACCGGCTGTGCGGACGCTGTACCTGTCGTTCCTCGACCGTCGCTCCGAGATGTTCGTCGGGTTGCAGAACTACACCGACACCTTCACCGACCGGACCTCCCTCGACCTCTCCGGGTGGGCCAACCTCTTCACCTCCCGAATGTTCATCGTCGGCGTGATCCTGTTGGTCCTCGGCGCCGTCATCGGCAGCCGCTCGCGGCAGACCACGGGTCACTTCGTGGAGCTCGGCAGCCCGTCGATGTTCCCGCTGCTCGGCGGCACCCTGCTCTTCTTCTTCGCCCTCTTCACCGTCCTGCGCGGGACCATCATCAACAACCTGTGGTGGGTCGTCGCCGTGGTGTTCTTCTCCACCGCGCTCGGCCTGGCCGTGGCCGTCCTGGCCGAGAACGCCAAGTTCGAGAAGGTCGCCAAGTCGCTGATCTTCATGCCGATGGCGATCTCGCTGGTCGGCGCCTCGATCATCTGGCGCTTCATGTACCAGGCTCGTGACGTCTCCATCGAGCAGACCGGTGTGCTGAACGCCGCCTGGGTGGGGCTGGGACGACTCAGCACCGGCGGTGGTCTCCCGACCCTCATCGTCGGCGGCCTCGCCGTGCTCGCGGTGATCGGTCTGTTCGTGATGATGGCCCGCGCGCTGACCCGCAAGCAGTACGGCAGGGCAGCCGTCCCGGGTGTGGTGGCTCTGCTCGGCCTGTGGTTCGCGGTCCGGTTCTGGAGCCCTGGCGGCGTCGGCGGTGTCGCGCCCACCGATGACGGCGGCTTCGTGGCACAGACGATCCTGTTCATCCAGGAGACCCCGTTCAACAACTTCTGGCTGATGGTGGTCCTCATCTGGATCCAGACCGGGTTCGCGATGGTGATCCTCTCCGCAGCCATCCGGGCCGTCCCGGCTGACCTTCTGGAAGCAGCCTCCGTGGACGGGGCGACGTCGACACAGATCTTCTGGCGGATCACCCTGCCCCAGATCGCCACGACCATCGGGGTGGTGGTGACGACGCTGATCGTCCTCGTCATGAAGGTCTTCGACATCGTGAAGGTCATGACGAACGGTCAGTTCGGGACGCAGGTGCTGGCCAACGACATGTTCGCGACCGCCTTCAACAACTTCGACACCGGGCGTGGAGCGGCTCTGGCGATGCTGATCCTGTTCTCCGTCCTTCCGGTCATGATCTACAACATTCGCCAGATGCAGGAGGCGTAA
- a CDS encoding ABC transporter substrate-binding protein, with product MMRISRLLAMTLLLALFAAACGGAESSSDDTSDADDAAAADESTDDEGSDEEAADEGSDDEAMDEGSDDEAMDEGEMAEGDFGGAEVTITGPERDDPSVAAIQQTLTQWAEPQGINVTYTGDADWEANINTQVSGGNPPNISIFPQPGKLQEFAADGFVVPLSDEVDATIDEFWAEDFQADGQLDGTQYGVPVKTDLKSLVWYQPARFEEFGYEIPDTIDDFTALMDQMVEDGNTPLCVGIESGQATGWTYTDWVEEMMLRLHGGEVYDQWVTHEIPFDDPQVVEAMQAVLDFWVPENVFASGGSIAATNFGDNAQPLVDGQCMMHRQASFFAGFFPEGQAFADGSEEAVDVFAFPDINGDNPALTAGTYAAAFSEDEATMAVLNYMATADYAETRQTIQTEELGGSLSGFLSAAQGQDPSVYQPLEQSFLEILNTADLARFDASDLMPADVGAGTFWSEGTSAVNGDITAEEAAANIEASWPE from the coding sequence ATGATGCGCATTTCGCGCTTGCTGGCAATGACACTGCTGCTGGCACTCTTCGCCGCCGCGTGCGGTGGAGCCGAGTCCTCGTCCGACGACACCTCCGATGCCGACGACGCCGCGGCCGCGGACGAGTCCACGGACGACGAGGGCTCCGACGAGGAAGCTGCCGACGAAGGCTCCGACGACGAAGCCATGGACGAGGGCTCCGACGACGAAGCCATGGACGAGGGCGAGATGGCCGAAGGCGACTTCGGTGGCGCCGAGGTGACCATCACCGGCCCTGAGCGTGACGACCCCAGTGTCGCTGCGATCCAGCAGACGCTGACCCAGTGGGCCGAGCCGCAGGGCATCAACGTGACCTACACCGGTGACGCTGACTGGGAGGCCAACATCAACACCCAGGTGTCCGGTGGCAACCCGCCGAACATCTCGATCTTCCCCCAGCCCGGCAAGCTGCAGGAGTTCGCAGCTGACGGCTTCGTCGTCCCGCTCTCCGACGAGGTCGACGCCACCATCGACGAGTTCTGGGCCGAGGACTTCCAGGCCGACGGTCAGCTCGACGGCACCCAGTACGGCGTGCCGGTCAAGACCGACCTGAAGTCGCTGGTGTGGTACCAGCCCGCCCGCTTCGAGGAGTTCGGCTACGAGATCCCGGACACCATCGACGACTTCACCGCACTGATGGACCAGATGGTCGAGGACGGCAACACCCCGCTGTGCGTCGGGATCGAGTCCGGGCAGGCGACCGGCTGGACGTACACCGACTGGGTCGAGGAGATGATGCTCCGTCTGCACGGCGGCGAGGTCTACGACCAGTGGGTCACGCACGAGATCCCCTTCGACGACCCCCAGGTCGTTGAGGCCATGCAGGCCGTCCTGGACTTCTGGGTTCCGGAGAACGTGTTCGCCTCCGGTGGCTCCATCGCTGCCACCAACTTCGGTGACAACGCCCAGCCGCTGGTCGACGGCCAGTGCATGATGCACCGTCAGGCGTCCTTCTTCGCCGGCTTCTTCCCCGAGGGCCAGGCGTTTGCCGACGGCTCCGAGGAAGCAGTCGACGTGTTCGCCTTCCCGGACATCAACGGTGACAACCCGGCCCTGACCGCCGGCACCTACGCGGCCGCCTTCAGCGAGGACGAGGCCACCATGGCCGTCCTGAACTACATGGCGACTGCCGACTACGCAGAGACCCGTCAGACGATCCAGACCGAGGAGCTCGGCGGTAGCCTCTCCGGCTTCCTGTCGGCTGCTCAGGGCCAGGACCCCAGCGTCTACCAGCCGCTGGAGCAGTCCTTCCTGGAGATCCTGAACACCGCCGACCTGGCTCGGTTCGACGCGTCGGACCTCATGCCGGCCGATGTCGGTGCGGGCACCTTCTGGAGCGAGGGAACCTCTGCAGTCAACGGCGACATCACCGCCGAGGAGGCAGCGGCCAACATCGAGGCCTCGTGGCCCGAGTAG
- a CDS encoding diacylglycerol/lipid kinase family protein gives MRILIVTNPVARRTRPHLTRWVANTLSDVAKVRVAPTTHRNHASELAAEAAADGLDAVVALGGDGTVNEVLQGVAGTDTRLAVLPGGSTNVYARTLGLSQRLVTATSILHEALETDRTRRVPAGLAGDRWFAWCVGFGYDAEVVREVESHPRMKRTLGQASFLLHGWGVRQRMHEQTIRIQAGPARPIGRQEDAPISTTTAAAAVICKADPYTYLGPLASRMCPEATLERGLDCTAMTDLSLPTLLNVMRKALTGRHVRDLAAVTGWHDRETFDLSSDRPVAVHTDGDPVGRTTHLSVKLVLDAINLIV, from the coding sequence GTGCGGATCTTGATCGTCACCAACCCGGTTGCCCGTCGGACCCGTCCGCATCTGACCCGCTGGGTCGCCAACACCCTGAGCGACGTCGCCAAGGTCCGGGTTGCGCCGACCACCCATCGCAATCACGCCAGCGAGCTCGCAGCAGAGGCGGCGGCGGACGGCCTGGACGCGGTCGTGGCGCTCGGCGGTGACGGCACGGTCAACGAGGTGTTGCAGGGTGTGGCCGGGACCGACACGCGCCTCGCGGTCCTGCCCGGCGGATCCACGAACGTCTATGCGAGGACCTTGGGTCTGTCCCAGCGCCTCGTGACCGCGACCTCGATCCTGCACGAGGCGCTCGAGACCGATCGCACCCGACGAGTGCCCGCCGGGCTGGCTGGCGACCGCTGGTTCGCCTGGTGCGTCGGCTTCGGCTACGACGCCGAAGTCGTCCGAGAGGTCGAGAGCCATCCGCGGATGAAGCGGACCCTGGGGCAGGCCTCGTTCCTCCTCCACGGCTGGGGCGTGCGCCAGCGGATGCACGAGCAGACGATCCGCATCCAGGCAGGCCCCGCCCGACCGATCGGGCGGCAGGAGGACGCGCCGATCTCGACGACGACGGCCGCCGCTGCGGTCATCTGCAAGGCAGACCCCTACACCTACCTCGGCCCGCTGGCGTCCCGGATGTGTCCCGAGGCGACGCTGGAGCGGGGCTTGGACTGCACGGCCATGACCGACCTGTCGCTGCCGACACTGCTCAACGTCATGCGCAAGGCACTCACCGGGCGCCACGTACGGGACCTGGCAGCGGTCACCGGTTGGCACGATCGCGAGACGTTCGATCTGTCCAGCGACCGACCCGTGGCCGTGCACACCGACGGCGATCCTGTCGGCCGCACCACCCACCTGTCCGTCAAGCTCGTGCTCGACGCCATCAACTTGATCGTCTGA